A genomic segment from Streptosporangium roseum DSM 43021 encodes:
- a CDS encoding BtrH N-terminal domain-containing protein, producing the protein MTIVKDIEARGMHHCETTALGVLLRHEGLDLSEPMLFGLGSGLSFIYWDSKGMAFPFLGGRVKPFDLTRNLAARLGLTLTAKETTSPRKAWEDVAAPIDAGRPVGLQLDCYHLDYFRSKVHFGGHVVAMYGYDEHDVHLVDTDQQGGAVRTSRAGLALARAERGPMTARNRSFTITLPAHPLSWQDQIVPAIKDCADAFLAAPIANLGHRGIEKAGKQVPGWLLRAGEPRQDLPQAALLMEKGGTGGALFRALYRDFLDECTRLIDDGNLRAGHRLYAEAAVLWTDVSTLIAKAGESGDAGCLEQAGVILHDLSRIEKDAMQALRQL; encoded by the coding sequence ATGACCATCGTGAAGGACATCGAGGCCCGCGGCATGCACCACTGCGAGACGACGGCGCTGGGGGTGCTGTTGCGGCATGAGGGGCTTGATCTGTCCGAGCCCATGCTGTTCGGGCTGGGCTCGGGCCTGTCCTTCATCTACTGGGACAGCAAGGGCATGGCGTTCCCCTTTCTCGGAGGCCGCGTCAAGCCCTTCGACCTCACCAGGAACCTGGCCGCCCGGCTGGGGCTGACGTTGACGGCCAAGGAGACCACCTCACCGCGCAAGGCGTGGGAGGACGTGGCCGCCCCCATCGACGCCGGCCGGCCGGTCGGCCTCCAGCTCGACTGCTACCACCTGGACTATTTCCGCTCCAAGGTGCACTTCGGCGGTCATGTCGTCGCCATGTACGGCTACGACGAGCACGACGTCCACCTTGTGGACACCGACCAGCAGGGAGGAGCGGTGCGCACCAGCCGGGCGGGCCTCGCCCTGGCGCGGGCCGAACGCGGCCCGATGACCGCCAGGAACCGATCCTTCACCATCACCCTGCCGGCTCACCCGCTTTCCTGGCAGGACCAGATCGTCCCCGCCATCAAAGACTGCGCCGACGCCTTCCTCGCCGCTCCCATCGCGAACCTGGGCCACCGCGGCATCGAGAAAGCCGGCAAGCAGGTGCCCGGATGGCTGCTACGTGCCGGCGAGCCGCGGCAGGACCTGCCGCAGGCCGCCCTCCTCATGGAGAAGGGCGGCACCGGCGGTGCCCTGTTCCGCGCCCTCTATCGCGACTTCCTCGACGAGTGCACCCGGCTGATCGACGACGGCAACCTTCGCGCCGGTCACAGGCTGTACGCCGAGGCCGCCGTCCTGTGGACGGACGTGTCCACCTTGATCGCGAAGGCTGGGGAGAGCGGCGACGCGGGATGCCTCGAGCAGGCCGGCGTCATCCTCCACGATCTTTCGCGCATCGAGAAGGACGCCATGCAGGCGCTGCGCCAGTTGTAG
- a CDS encoding aldo/keto reductase, which produces MHYRILGGTGIEVSAHCLGTMMFGAAGNSDHDECVRIIHAAFDQGINFVDTADMYSAGESEEIVGKALRGRRDDIVLATKVHFRMGEGPNRSGNSRRWIIKEVEESLKRLQTDWIDLYQIHRPDHTTDIEETLSTLTDLVHQGKIRAFGCSTFPAEEIVEAYHVAERRGLMRFRTEQPPYSLLARGIETSVLPVCQRLGMGVLTWSPLASGFLTGRYRKGQPVDLTTGRAALTPARFDPSLPVNVTKLNIVEQLMEVADGIGCSLPDLAVAFTAAHPGVTSVIIGPRTMNQLEALLKGASLTLDDAILDRIDEIVPPGTNTYHPDGAWRPPVLADTARRRRPLADRSAA; this is translated from the coding sequence ATGCACTACCGCATCCTCGGCGGTACCGGAATCGAAGTAAGTGCCCACTGCCTCGGAACCATGATGTTCGGCGCTGCAGGCAACTCCGACCATGACGAGTGTGTCCGCATCATCCACGCTGCCTTCGATCAGGGGATCAACTTCGTCGACACCGCGGACATGTATTCAGCGGGTGAGTCGGAGGAGATCGTGGGAAAGGCGCTGCGCGGCCGCCGTGACGACATCGTGCTCGCCACCAAGGTGCACTTCCGGATGGGCGAGGGCCCGAACCGCAGCGGCAACTCCCGACGCTGGATCATCAAGGAGGTCGAGGAGAGCCTCAAGCGCCTGCAGACCGACTGGATCGACCTCTATCAGATTCATCGCCCCGACCACACAACCGATATCGAGGAGACGCTCTCCACACTGACCGACCTCGTGCACCAGGGTAAGATCCGCGCCTTCGGCTGCTCCACATTCCCGGCCGAGGAGATCGTCGAGGCATATCACGTCGCCGAGCGCCGCGGACTGATGCGCTTCAGGACCGAGCAGCCGCCGTATTCGCTGCTGGCCCGGGGCATCGAGACCTCCGTGCTGCCGGTCTGCCAGCGGTTGGGAATGGGTGTGCTGACCTGGAGCCCGCTGGCCTCGGGCTTTCTGACCGGCAGGTACCGCAAAGGGCAGCCCGTCGATCTCACGACCGGTCGTGCGGCGCTGACGCCGGCACGCTTCGACCCCTCGCTTCCCGTGAACGTCACCAAGCTGAACATCGTTGAACAACTCATGGAGGTCGCGGACGGCATCGGCTGCTCGCTGCCCGATCTGGCCGTGGCCTTCACTGCGGCGCATCCTGGCGTCACCTCGGTGATCATAGGGCCGCGGACGATGAACCAGTTGGAAGCGCTGCTGAAGGGCGCCTCGCTCACCCTCGATGACGCGATCCTTGACCGGATCGACGAAATCGTGCCACCCGGGACCAACACCTACCACCCGGATGGCGCCTGGCGCCCGCCGGTGCTGGCCGACACCGCCCGACGCCGCCGCCCGCTCGCGGACCGTTCTGCGGCCTAG
- a CDS encoding CU044_5270 family protein, translating to MDDLDTLATLLTKSEPSTEAITRSRSRLQDRIRGRARRRIGWLMPGVGLATAAAAVVAVIATGVTTPAVAPVSGREVLLMAAAGAERTPQGSGTYWYVRSEWSDPEIPAMESWTMRDGRRWTKGEPGDPPGVAVPASLSLNLKGAEVSFEDLEGLPTDPEALKAWITERKGRANDMSRSEQRGDPLFPLLSLISELPTPSEVRSAAFRALATTPGVESGGAVEGGQELLIPDPDGGREIKLVVDPETARVTRTNVLLAGDGSTASTDEFISVTTDWTDQPPR from the coding sequence ATGGATGACCTCGACACGCTCGCCACCTTGCTGACCAAGTCCGAGCCGTCCACCGAGGCGATCACCCGCAGCAGGAGTCGGCTCCAGGACAGGATACGAGGCCGCGCGCGGCGGCGGATCGGGTGGCTCATGCCGGGAGTCGGCCTGGCCACCGCCGCCGCGGCGGTCGTCGCCGTGATCGCCACGGGTGTGACCACGCCCGCCGTCGCACCGGTCTCGGGCAGGGAGGTCCTGCTCATGGCGGCCGCCGGTGCGGAACGTACGCCGCAAGGTTCCGGGACCTACTGGTACGTCAGATCTGAGTGGTCGGACCCGGAAATCCCGGCGATGGAGAGCTGGACTATGCGTGACGGCCGGCGCTGGACCAAGGGCGAGCCGGGCGACCCTCCCGGCGTCGCCGTACCGGCCTCGCTCTCGCTCAACCTCAAGGGGGCCGAGGTGAGCTTCGAGGACCTCGAAGGGCTGCCGACGGATCCAGAGGCGTTGAAAGCATGGATCACCGAGCGGAAGGGGCGTGCCAACGACATGAGCCGGTCCGAGCAGCGAGGCGATCCGCTCTTTCCCCTGCTCTCGCTGATCTCGGAGCTGCCGACGCCGTCGGAGGTCCGTTCCGCGGCGTTCCGGGCGCTGGCCACGACGCCGGGAGTCGAGAGCGGAGGCGCGGTCGAAGGCGGGCAGGAACTGCTGATCCCCGACCCCGACGGCGGGCGGGAGATCAAACTGGTCGTCGATCCCGAGACCGCTCGGGTGACCCGCACCAACGTCCTCCTCGCCGGCGACGGAAGCACGGCGTCGACTGATGAATTCATCTCGGTGACCACCGACTGGACGGACCAGCCTCCCCGGTAG
- a CDS encoding LysR family transcriptional regulator has product MEFRELECFVVLSEELHFARTAERLYLSPGRVSQLMRSLETRVGGRLFHRTSRRVRLTPLGERFLADLRPSYDGLANAVSRAKAAAREVTGVIRLGFLATPTDVVTGSVRAFERLYPGCEVELVEIPLSDPFGKLRAGQVDIAFTLLPVDEPDLATGEGLNQVSYQLGVSSRHPLAARASIGAEELAGVPLIGLDGPAPRTWRERAAPSTTPSGRPIPLAGTVTTSQEGLTQVALNRGGMLFCTPTAVYHGRPDVSFVPVTGLPPSILGLAWAKAAETAAIRAFNEAAVGHALGVAVLVA; this is encoded by the coding sequence ATGGAGTTCAGGGAGCTGGAGTGCTTCGTCGTGCTCAGCGAGGAGCTGCACTTCGCGCGTACGGCCGAACGCCTCTACCTGTCACCCGGCAGGGTGAGTCAGCTCATGCGCTCGCTGGAGACCAGGGTCGGCGGCCGGCTCTTCCACCGGACCAGCAGGCGCGTGCGCCTCACGCCCCTGGGCGAGCGTTTCCTGGCCGACCTGCGCCCTTCCTACGACGGCCTCGCGAACGCGGTCAGCCGGGCCAAGGCGGCCGCCCGCGAGGTGACAGGCGTGATCAGGCTCGGCTTCCTGGCCACGCCCACGGATGTCGTCACCGGCAGCGTGCGTGCCTTCGAGCGCCTGTATCCGGGGTGCGAGGTGGAGCTGGTGGAGATCCCGCTCTCCGACCCCTTCGGCAAGTTGCGGGCCGGGCAGGTGGACATCGCGTTCACGCTGCTCCCGGTGGACGAGCCCGATCTGGCGACGGGTGAAGGGCTGAACCAGGTCTCGTACCAGCTCGGTGTCTCCTCGCGCCACCCGCTGGCCGCCCGTGCGAGCATCGGCGCGGAGGAACTGGCCGGCGTGCCCCTGATCGGTCTGGACGGCCCGGCTCCGCGCACGTGGCGCGAGCGTGCGGCACCGTCCACGACCCCTTCCGGCCGCCCCATTCCCCTGGCCGGTACGGTGACCACCAGCCAGGAGGGACTGACCCAGGTGGCGCTCAACCGGGGCGGCATGTTGTTCTGCACCCCCACGGCGGTTTACCACGGGCGCCCGGATGTCAGCTTCGTCCCCGTCACGGGGCTGCCTCCCTCGATTCTCGGCCTGGCTTGGGCGAAGGCGGCGGAGACGGCGGCGATCCGGGCGTTCAACGAGGCGGCCGTCGGGCACGCGCTCGGGGTGGCGGTCCTGGTGGCGTGA
- a CDS encoding serine hydrolase domain-containing protein, which yields MTSPLATTPAHDNHVPDDVDARLTGLLESLVAQRGVHHANLAVTSGDGRQRWSAAAGPAGADDHPLRPDTPFFIASVTKRFIITLVLQARERGELDLAAPINSYLPPETITGLHVLGGIDRTSAITVRHLASHTSGLPDHFEKRREGPSLYERLAAGQDLAWTFEDTMRTTREQQRPHFEPQDLTAARQKARYSDTGFQLLIRIVETVTDRSFADLLTERILGPLGLTHTWLPGHRPPDPATAAPSPLYAKQRRVELTSMIESCNDLFSTTGDLLAFQRALLDGELFGDARSLELLTERRNRLRNIPVLRYGLGTMFFKVSRLMSPGRRPVTLVGHSGATGTWLFHCPELDLHLVGTVDQTKGQAVPFRFMARCLSVWRT from the coding sequence GTGACATCGCCGCTCGCCACGACCCCTGCTCATGACAATCACGTTCCCGACGACGTCGATGCGCGGCTGACGGGCCTGCTGGAGAGCCTCGTCGCGCAACGCGGCGTGCACCACGCCAACCTCGCCGTCACCAGCGGCGACGGGAGACAGCGCTGGTCCGCCGCCGCCGGTCCCGCCGGTGCCGACGACCACCCGCTCCGTCCCGACACCCCGTTCTTCATCGCGAGCGTCACCAAGCGTTTCATCATCACGCTGGTGCTGCAGGCGCGCGAGCGCGGTGAGCTCGATCTGGCCGCGCCGATCAACAGCTATCTGCCACCGGAGACGATCACTGGACTCCATGTCCTCGGCGGGATCGACCGGACGTCCGCGATCACGGTGCGTCACCTCGCGAGTCACACGTCCGGGTTGCCCGATCACTTCGAGAAGCGCCGTGAAGGCCCCAGCCTGTACGAGCGCCTCGCCGCCGGTCAGGATCTGGCCTGGACCTTCGAGGACACGATGCGGACTACGCGCGAGCAGCAGCGCCCGCACTTCGAGCCGCAGGACCTCACGGCCGCTCGGCAGAAGGCCCGCTACTCCGACACCGGCTTCCAGTTGCTCATCCGCATCGTGGAGACGGTGACCGATCGGTCGTTCGCCGATCTGCTGACCGAACGGATCCTCGGTCCGCTCGGCCTGACGCACACCTGGCTCCCGGGACATCGCCCGCCGGATCCGGCGACCGCAGCGCCCTCACCGCTCTACGCGAAACAGCGCCGCGTGGAGCTGACCTCGATGATCGAGTCCTGCAACGACCTGTTCAGCACCACCGGCGACCTCCTCGCCTTTCAGCGAGCGCTGCTTGACGGCGAACTCTTCGGTGACGCCCGCTCACTGGAGCTGCTCACCGAGAGGCGCAACCGGCTGCGCAACATACCCGTCCTCCGGTACGGACTGGGCACCATGTTCTTCAAGGTCAGCCGGCTCATGTCACCGGGGCGCCGCCCTGTCACGCTCGTCGGCCACTCGGGGGCCACCGGGACTTGGCTCTTCCACTGTCCGGAACTCGACCTGCACCTGGTCGGCACCGTTGACCAGACCAAGGGACAGGCCGTCCCCTTCCGGTTCATGGCACGTTGCCTGAGCGTCTGGCGAACGTGA
- a CDS encoding PadR family transcriptional regulator — MAHVILGLLLIAPQSFYDLIKRFEAGVALFYSASSGSIKRALDTLLARGFIEVASVEAGGRGRKVYRLTDAGRQEFRAWMTGDLAGADLETAALSRLYFLGLLEPAERVPVLRRITARVETDLAAFSALDEHLDTLDIPEEQRDLATHQRATLDYGIASLRFMLDWFRDHIDRHETPNR; from the coding sequence ATGGCTCATGTGATCCTCGGTCTGCTCCTGATCGCCCCGCAGAGCTTCTACGACCTCATCAAAAGATTCGAGGCCGGCGTCGCGCTCTTCTACAGCGCCAGCTCCGGCAGCATCAAACGCGCGCTGGACACCCTGCTCGCGAGGGGGTTCATCGAGGTCGCCAGCGTGGAAGCCGGAGGTCGGGGGCGGAAGGTGTACCGCCTGACCGACGCCGGCCGTCAGGAGTTCCGTGCGTGGATGACAGGGGACTTGGCCGGGGCCGATCTGGAGACCGCGGCGCTGTCCAGGCTCTACTTCCTCGGTCTGCTGGAGCCGGCCGAACGCGTGCCGGTGCTCCGCCGCATCACGGCGCGCGTCGAGACCGACCTCGCCGCGTTCTCGGCCCTCGACGAGCACCTCGACACCCTGGACATTCCCGAGGAGCAGCGCGACCTCGCCACCCATCAGCGCGCGACGCTCGACTACGGCATCGCCTCACTCCGCTTCATGCTCGACTGGTTCCGCGATCACATCGACCGGCACGAGACGCCGAACCGCTGA
- a CDS encoding inositol monophosphatase family protein: MLIRDEEVALKAAQAGAAVVAAMYGASLTRFPKSAGDFATAADIEAENAILDVIRTARPDDAVTGEESGRTGSEGAERMWLVDPLCGTLNYAARNMLVAVNVALRMGSDIMVAASADPFSEEVFWTDGDHAYLRHDGADERLTPSPDSRLVDVNLDPPFPNGPSFRAVRLLADTGFVERFRPRVVSTTLAVAWVASGRRAAYVTDGHLRDNVHFASGIALCQAAGCVVTGLQGQPLHTGAGGLVVAADGETHAALLELIANQLPFDR, from the coding sequence ATGCTGATCAGAGACGAGGAAGTGGCCCTCAAGGCAGCGCAAGCCGGAGCCGCTGTCGTGGCAGCCATGTACGGCGCATCGCTGACACGCTTCCCGAAATCTGCGGGCGACTTCGCTACCGCTGCTGACATCGAAGCGGAGAACGCCATTCTTGACGTTATTCGCACCGCCCGACCAGATGATGCCGTGACAGGCGAGGAGAGCGGACGCACGGGTTCGGAAGGCGCGGAGCGCATGTGGCTGGTCGACCCCCTGTGCGGCACGCTGAACTACGCCGCGCGGAACATGCTGGTAGCGGTGAATGTCGCCCTGCGCATGGGCTCGGACATCATGGTGGCGGCCTCAGCAGATCCGTTCTCCGAGGAGGTTTTCTGGACGGACGGCGATCACGCGTACCTCCGCCACGACGGCGCGGACGAGCGACTCACACCCTCGCCCGATTCGCGGCTGGTGGATGTCAACCTCGATCCACCGTTCCCGAACGGTCCGAGCTTCCGGGCTGTGCGCCTGCTCGCCGACACAGGGTTCGTCGAGCGGTTTCGCCCCCGTGTCGTCTCCACCACCCTGGCAGTGGCCTGGGTCGCCTCCGGTCGGCGAGCCGCGTACGTCACTGACGGCCATCTGCGGGACAACGTGCACTTCGCCAGCGGGATCGCGTTGTGCCAGGCCGCCGGGTGCGTGGTGACCGGCTTACAGGGTCAACCGCTGCACACCGGTGCGGGCGGGCTTGTCGTGGCCGCCGACGGGGAGACGCACGCTGCCCTGCTGGAACTGATCGCCAACCAGCTCCCTTTTGATCGGTAG
- a CDS encoding acyl carrier protein: MAREFPAEALDLNDDEVSAVSGFMSPGGHSMPAVRLIGLLRREYGPVITVHDLPTPRTPEAIARHLDDNS, from the coding sequence GTGGCGCGCGAGTTCCCCGCAGAGGCACTGGACCTGAATGATGACGAGGTGAGCGCGGTGAGCGGCTTCATGTCCCCCGGGGGGCACTCCATGCCGGCGGTGCGGCTGATCGGGCTGCTCCGCCGCGAGTACGGTCCCGTGATCACCGTTCATGATCTGCCCACCCCGCGAACCCCGGAAGCGATTGCCCGACACCTCGATGACAACTCCTGA
- a CDS encoding RNA polymerase sigma factor translates to MIAEVGEQVTDAELAAQCRRDPDLFVIVHDRYYRDVYLYVAGRLGTQIAEDITAETFLLAFDRRDRFDPERGSLLPWLFGIATNLIARHRRKEARHYRALARLGPEPVVEGHESRVVASVAAERMQPHLAKALAALSGGERDVLLLVALGQLGYDEVAQALGIAIGTVGSRLSRARAKILALIDKETVHG, encoded by the coding sequence TTGATCGCCGAAGTGGGCGAACAGGTGACCGATGCCGAACTCGCCGCCCAGTGCCGGCGGGACCCTGACCTGTTCGTCATCGTGCACGACCGCTACTACCGCGACGTTTACCTGTACGTGGCCGGTCGCCTGGGCACGCAGATCGCCGAGGACATCACCGCCGAGACGTTCCTGCTGGCCTTCGACCGGCGCGACCGGTTCGACCCGGAACGCGGGAGCCTGCTGCCCTGGCTGTTCGGCATCGCCACCAACCTGATCGCCAGGCACCGGCGCAAGGAGGCACGCCACTACAGGGCGCTGGCCCGGCTGGGGCCGGAACCCGTCGTGGAAGGCCACGAGAGCCGGGTCGTCGCCTCCGTCGCCGCTGAGCGCATGCAGCCGCACCTGGCCAAGGCGCTTGCCGCCCTGTCCGGTGGCGAGCGCGACGTCCTGCTTCTCGTGGCCCTGGGCCAGCTCGGCTACGACGAGGTGGCCCAGGCGCTCGGCATCGCCATCGGCACGGTGGGCTCCAGGCTCAGCCGAGCGCGCGCGAAGATCCTCGCCCTCATCGACAAGGAGACAGTCCATGGATGA
- a CDS encoding DUF4279 domain-containing protein, whose amino-acid sequence MRVRQYVYFALKSETMTAAEIATRIGLEPDETMVRGSRTAEPPRPVVHAWKVACHGPGMTLDEMIAHLVDRVEPFSEAIGRLARELDQGRGDDGSCAVLQVVRYLDDEDGEEEDLRPPHQGFEKIAGQHQLLGWHLDRRVLQFLVATRAELDVDEYG is encoded by the coding sequence GTGCGTGTTCGCCAGTATGTCTACTTCGCTCTGAAGAGCGAGACCATGACAGCCGCGGAGATCGCAACTCGGATCGGGCTTGAGCCGGACGAGACCATGGTCCGAGGCAGCCGGACAGCGGAGCCGCCCCGTCCCGTTGTGCATGCGTGGAAGGTCGCCTGTCACGGACCGGGGATGACGCTCGATGAGATGATCGCTCACCTGGTCGATCGGGTCGAGCCGTTCAGCGAGGCCATCGGCCGGTTGGCGCGGGAACTGGATCAGGGCCGAGGTGATGACGGGTCGTGTGCCGTTTTGCAGGTGGTCCGCTACCTCGACGACGAAGACGGCGAGGAAGAGGATCTGCGCCCGCCCCACCAGGGCTTTGAGAAGATAGCGGGGCAGCATCAACTGCTCGGCTGGCACCTGGACCGCCGAGTGTTGCAGTTCTTGGTCGCGACACGCGCTGAGCTGGATGTGGACGAATACGGGTGA
- a CDS encoding ABC transporter transmembrane domain-containing protein, whose amino-acid sequence MTWGTVLMGMYQAGETAFPIALGLIVEHTLRDRSLGSLALSIAALAVIITTVSLSWRFGMRILQKANTTEAHRWRVRVAAYGLQPVARDVDLKSGEVLTIATEDADQTADIIEVVPLLISSLVAVLITAVALGMASVRLGLLVIVGTIAILSILSVMSKRIGTGTREQQARVARAGAKVADLIIGLRPLHGFGGNHAAFLSYRKVSTEAKRQAITVAKVNGAYAGTALALNALLATAVTLTAGWLAFDGQISIGELVMAVGLAQFIMEPLRLFSEMPKYVMIARASAERMALVLAAPPVMTPGPERLSAGGDLEVDSIRYGSLRELKFHVSAGEFVAIAAYQPRAAADLASILTVNVPPDTYEGVVRVGGREMKDLSIEAVREHMLVNPYDGEIFAGTLRTNIDPAGAGRMIPEAVEASMLTDVVALHREGLDHGVRDRGANLSGGQRQRLSLARALAADADILVLRDPTTAVDAVTEQLIARNIAELRRNRTTIVITSSPALLDAADRVLVLDDGVITADDTHRNLLTTDENYRLAVAR is encoded by the coding sequence ATGACCTGGGGCACCGTCCTCATGGGCATGTACCAGGCCGGCGAGACCGCCTTCCCCATCGCGCTCGGCCTGATCGTCGAACACACGTTGCGGGACCGGAGCCTCGGCTCGCTCGCCCTGTCGATCGCCGCGCTGGCCGTGATCATCACGACCGTGTCACTGTCGTGGCGGTTCGGGATGCGCATCCTGCAGAAGGCCAACACGACCGAGGCGCACCGCTGGCGTGTGCGGGTCGCGGCCTACGGGCTCCAACCGGTGGCCAGGGACGTCGACCTCAAGTCCGGCGAGGTCCTGACCATCGCCACCGAGGACGCCGACCAGACCGCCGACATCATCGAGGTGGTGCCGCTGCTGATCAGCTCACTGGTCGCGGTGCTGATCACAGCGGTCGCGCTGGGCATGGCCAGCGTCCGGCTCGGCCTCCTGGTGATCGTGGGCACCATCGCGATCCTGTCGATCCTGAGCGTGATGTCCAAACGGATCGGCACCGGCACCCGCGAGCAGCAGGCCCGGGTGGCGCGGGCGGGCGCGAAGGTCGCCGACCTGATCATCGGCCTGCGCCCGTTGCACGGCTTCGGCGGCAACCACGCGGCGTTCCTGTCCTACCGGAAGGTCAGCACGGAGGCGAAACGCCAGGCGATCACCGTCGCCAAGGTGAACGGCGCGTACGCCGGCACCGCGCTGGCACTCAACGCGCTCCTCGCCACCGCTGTGACCCTGACGGCGGGCTGGCTGGCGTTCGACGGCCAGATCAGCATCGGGGAGCTCGTCATGGCCGTGGGGCTGGCGCAGTTCATCATGGAACCGCTCAGGCTGTTCTCGGAGATGCCGAAGTACGTGATGATCGCGCGTGCGTCGGCCGAGCGGATGGCGCTGGTACTGGCCGCGCCTCCGGTGATGACCCCGGGGCCGGAGCGCCTGTCCGCGGGCGGAGACCTTGAGGTCGACAGCATCCGATACGGGTCCCTGCGCGAGCTGAAGTTCCACGTGTCCGCCGGTGAGTTCGTGGCGATCGCCGCCTACCAGCCGCGCGCGGCGGCCGACCTCGCGTCGATCCTGACCGTGAACGTCCCGCCCGACACGTATGAGGGTGTGGTGCGGGTCGGCGGGCGGGAGATGAAGGACCTGTCGATCGAGGCGGTCCGCGAGCACATGCTGGTGAACCCGTACGACGGGGAGATCTTCGCGGGCACCCTCCGCACGAACATCGACCCGGCGGGCGCCGGCCGTATGATCCCCGAGGCCGTCGAGGCGTCCATGCTGACCGACGTCGTCGCCCTCCACCGCGAAGGACTCGACCACGGCGTCCGGGACCGCGGCGCGAACCTTTCCGGCGGGCAGCGCCAACGGCTGTCCTTGGCCCGAGCCCTCGCCGCCGACGCCGACATCCTGGTCCTGCGTGACCCGACGACAGCCGTCGACGCGGTCACCGAACAGCTCATCGCGCGCAACATCGCGGAGCTACGCCGGAACCGCACCACCATCGTGATCACCAGCAGCCCGGCCCTCCTGGACGCCGCCGACCGTGTCCTCGTCCTGGACGACGGCGTCATCACCGCGGACGACACCCATCGGAACCTCCTCACCACCGACGAGAACTACCGCCTGGCCGTGGCCCGGTGA
- a CDS encoding MFS transporter, translating into MTDVSAASRARWLAVSSVAVGTFTIVTSEMLPVGLLTSIAATLGVSEGTAGLMMSAPGLVAAVSAPVLAITTRRLDRRVMLLGLMALLAVANLAGAFAPNYPVMLAARVLTGVSIGGFWAFAAGLGPRLVPEASVGRATSIILAGVSVASVLGVPAATFISSFAGWRTAFIAMGVLALVLLALLATTLPPLPGESRARASEPLPHEAPAHASQGRLTWLSGPLKVVLVLTVLIVSGHFAAYTYVRPFLEQVSHAGPAFVGTALLLYGAAGVAGNFVAGAWAARNPKPVLVTLAVLMALSMAALPLIGLPLILLVVWGLGYGGVGVTLQLWIMRSGGGEMGTALFVGAFNVSIALGSFAGGRIVDSVSISAVMWVGAALAVVSAGAAGISGRSRQE; encoded by the coding sequence ATGACTGATGTTTCCGCCGCCAGCCGGGCGCGCTGGCTCGCCGTGTCCTCGGTCGCGGTGGGCACCTTCACCATCGTGACCAGCGAGATGCTGCCCGTTGGCCTGCTGACCTCGATCGCCGCCACCCTCGGCGTCTCCGAAGGGACGGCCGGGCTGATGATGTCGGCGCCCGGACTGGTCGCCGCCGTCTCCGCGCCCGTGCTGGCGATCACCACCCGGCGGCTCGACCGGCGCGTCATGCTGCTGGGGCTGATGGCGCTGCTGGCGGTGGCCAACCTGGCAGGCGCGTTCGCGCCGAACTATCCCGTCATGCTGGCCGCCCGGGTGCTGACCGGGGTGAGCATCGGCGGATTCTGGGCCTTCGCGGCCGGCCTCGGCCCGCGACTGGTGCCCGAAGCGTCCGTCGGGCGGGCCACGTCGATCATCTTGGCCGGGGTGTCGGTGGCGTCGGTACTGGGGGTGCCCGCAGCGACGTTCATCTCGTCGTTCGCGGGGTGGCGGACCGCGTTCATCGCCATGGGGGTGCTGGCCCTGGTCCTGCTCGCGCTGCTGGCCACCACCCTGCCGCCCCTACCCGGCGAATCCCGAGCCCGCGCGTCCGAACCGTTGCCCCACGAGGCTCCGGCCCACGCCTCACAGGGGCGGCTCACGTGGCTCTCCGGCCCGCTCAAGGTCGTCCTCGTCCTGACCGTCCTGATCGTGTCCGGCCACTTCGCGGCCTACACCTACGTCCGGCCGTTCCTGGAGCAGGTCTCGCACGCCGGTCCCGCCTTCGTCGGCACCGCCCTCCTCCTGTACGGCGCCGCGGGCGTGGCCGGCAACTTCGTGGCAGGCGCGTGGGCGGCCAGGAACCCCAAGCCGGTCCTGGTCACGCTGGCCGTGCTGATGGCACTCTCCATGGCGGCGCTGCCCCTGATCGGCCTGCCCCTGATCCTGCTCGTGGTGTGGGGGCTGGGCTACGGCGGCGTGGGGGTGACCCTGCAGCTCTGGATCATGCGGTCGGGCGGCGGCGAAATGGGCACGGCGCTCTTCGTCGGTGCCTTCAACGTCTCCATCGCGCTCGGCTCGTTCGCCGGCGGCCGGATCGTGGACAGCGTGTCGATCTCCGCGGTGATGTGGGTGGGAGCGGCGCTCGCCGTGGTCAGCGCGGGCGCCGCCGGCATCTCGGGCAGGAGCAGGCAGGAGTAG